From Anaerohalosphaeraceae bacterium, one genomic window encodes:
- the carB gene encoding carbamoyl-phosphate synthase large subunit, translating into MPKRSDIHKILIIGSGPIVIGQACEFDYSGAQACKVLRKEGFKVVLVNSNPATIMTDPQMADRTYIEPITPQIVAQIIQRERPDALLPTLGGQTGLNTAVALAESGVLKKYGVKLLGANLQSIKRAEERDRFKKIIQSIGLEVPVSGYAHTVEEAREIVKDIGFPAIIRPSYTLGGTGGNIAYNAEEFERFVQWGLDLSPTHQILIEQSVIGWKEYELEVMRDRKDNVVIVCSIENVDPMGIHTGDSITVAPAQTLTDKEYQIMRDAALKIIRAIGVETGGSNIQFAVNPENGKMVVIEMNPRVSRSSALASKATGFPIAKIASLLAVGYTLDEIPNDITKKTPACFEPTIDYVVTKWPRFTFEKFPQTAPELTIQMKSVGEAMAIGRTMKESLQKAIRSLEISRYSLDGKHLTENLSKVELISKLRSMRWDKMWYIAEGFRRGLSTEQIYEYTKIDRWFLDHIREIVHLEKELKSASKPLKAPFVEKLKKAGFSDKYIAEQLGVSEIEFRTYRKQQGIRPVYKKVDTCGAEFEAQTPYLYSTYEEECEAAPTTLRKVMILGGGPNRIGQGIEFDYCCCHAAFALREIGIESIMVNCNPETVSTDYDTSDRLYFEPLTFEDVMNIVETEHPDGVIVQLGGQTPLKLATPLRKAGVPIIGTSPESIDIAEDREKFNRLIRKLRLRQPAGGSATTYAEALKIAKKIGFPLLVRPSFVLGGRAMDIVYNEEAFRASVQEAFEAAEGHPVLIDQFLNDATELDVDAICDGKTVVIGGIMEHIEEAGIHSGDSACILPTFSLPKPVIADIKRQTKQLALALNVKGLINIQFAVKDNQVYILEVNPRASRTIPFVSKAIGVPLAKLAAKVMAGMTLKQLGFTREVVRPYYSVKEAVFPFLKFPGADVILGPEMLSTGEVMGISEDIGIAYAKSQIAAGNPLPTGGTVFISVKDADKPKAVDIARRFHEMGFKIIATRGTCITLIENNIPSEFVRKMNEGRPNIVDRIINGQVDLIINTTIGEQTIRDSFPIRRAAVDHQVPYATTIRAAAAIVQAIEAMRKKKITVKPIQLYYR; encoded by the coding sequence TGGCCCTGGCGGAAAGCGGCGTCCTCAAAAAGTACGGCGTCAAGCTTCTCGGCGCCAATCTTCAGTCGATTAAGCGGGCCGAAGAACGCGACCGGTTTAAAAAAATTATTCAGAGCATCGGGCTGGAAGTGCCCGTCAGCGGCTATGCCCACACCGTCGAGGAGGCCCGGGAAATCGTCAAGGATATTGGTTTTCCGGCCATCATTCGTCCCTCCTATACACTGGGCGGAACCGGCGGAAATATCGCCTATAACGCAGAGGAATTTGAACGGTTCGTTCAGTGGGGGCTGGATTTGAGCCCCACGCACCAAATCCTGATTGAACAGTCCGTCATCGGGTGGAAGGAGTATGAACTGGAGGTGATGCGGGACCGAAAAGACAATGTCGTGATTGTCTGTTCGATTGAAAATGTGGACCCGATGGGCATCCACACGGGCGACAGCATTACCGTCGCCCCGGCCCAGACCCTCACGGACAAAGAATACCAGATCATGCGGGATGCTGCCCTCAAAATCATCCGCGCCATCGGCGTGGAAACCGGCGGCTCCAATATCCAGTTTGCCGTCAACCCCGAAAACGGCAAAATGGTTGTCATTGAAATGAACCCGCGGGTCTCCCGAAGTTCGGCCCTTGCTTCCAAGGCCACGGGCTTTCCGATTGCCAAAATTGCCTCGCTGCTGGCCGTCGGATATACGCTGGATGAAATCCCCAACGACATCACCAAAAAGACGCCGGCCTGCTTTGAACCGACGATTGATTATGTGGTGACCAAATGGCCGCGGTTTACCTTTGAGAAGTTTCCGCAGACCGCTCCGGAGCTGACCATCCAGATGAAGTCCGTCGGCGAGGCGATGGCCATCGGACGCACCATGAAGGAGTCGCTTCAGAAAGCCATCCGTTCGCTCGAAATCAGCCGGTATTCTCTGGATGGCAAACACCTCACGGAGAATCTGTCCAAAGTGGAGCTCATTTCCAAGCTTCGTTCAATGCGGTGGGACAAAATGTGGTATATCGCCGAGGGGTTCCGGCGGGGGCTTTCCACGGAGCAGATTTATGAATATACAAAAATTGACCGGTGGTTTCTGGACCACATTCGAGAGATTGTTCATCTTGAAAAGGAACTCAAATCGGCATCCAAACCTCTGAAAGCTCCCTTTGTCGAAAAGCTCAAAAAAGCGGGCTTCAGCGACAAATATATTGCGGAACAGCTGGGGGTTTCCGAAATCGAATTTCGCACGTATCGCAAGCAGCAGGGCATTCGTCCTGTTTATAAGAAGGTCGATACCTGCGGGGCGGAGTTTGAAGCCCAGACCCCTTACCTGTATTCAACGTATGAAGAGGAGTGCGAGGCCGCTCCGACGACGCTTCGGAAGGTGATGATTCTGGGCGGCGGCCCCAACCGAATCGGACAGGGAATCGAGTTTGACTACTGCTGCTGTCATGCGGCCTTTGCGCTGCGTGAAATCGGCATCGAATCCATCATGGTCAACTGCAACCCCGAAACAGTCAGCACGGATTATGACACCTCCGACCGGCTGTATTTTGAGCCGTTGACATTTGAAGATGTGATGAACATTGTGGAGACGGAACATCCGGACGGAGTGATTGTTCAGTTAGGCGGTCAGACACCCCTGAAACTGGCTACCCCGCTCCGCAAGGCCGGTGTGCCGATTATCGGGACCTCTCCGGAAAGCATCGACATTGCGGAAGACCGGGAGAAGTTCAACCGGCTGATTCGGAAGCTGCGGCTTCGGCAGCCTGCCGGAGGCAGTGCTACGACCTATGCCGAAGCCCTGAAAATCGCCAAGAAAATCGGGTTTCCGCTTCTGGTTCGGCCGTCCTTTGTGCTCGGCGGACGGGCAATGGATATCGTCTATAATGAGGAGGCCTTCCGCGCTTCGGTGCAGGAGGCCTTTGAGGCCGCCGAAGGGCATCCGGTCCTGATTGACCAGTTCCTCAATGATGCGACGGAGCTGGATGTCGATGCGATTTGTGACGGCAAGACCGTTGTGATCGGCGGTATTATGGAGCATATCGAAGAGGCCGGCATCCATTCCGGCGACAGCGCCTGCATCCTGCCGACTTTTTCTCTGCCCAAGCCTGTAATAGCGGATATTAAACGCCAGACCAAACAATTGGCCCTGGCCCTGAACGTCAAAGGTCTGATTAATATCCAGTTTGCCGTCAAGGACAATCAGGTTTATATCCTCGAGGTCAATCCGCGGGCCTCCCGAACCATTCCGTTTGTCAGCAAGGCCATTGGAGTTCCGCTGGCCAAGCTGGCTGCCAAGGTGATGGCCGGGATGACCCTCAAACAGCTCGGGTTTACACGCGAAGTGGTGCGTCCGTACTATTCCGTCAAAGAGGCGGTCTTCCCCTTCCTGAAGTTTCCAGGTGCGGATGTCATTTTAGGCCCTGAAATGCTCTCGACCGGCGAGGTGATGGGCATCAGTGAGGATATCGGAATCGCTTATGCCAAATCCCAAATAGCCGCCGGCAATCCGCTGCCCACCGGGGGAACGGTCTTTATCAGCGTCAAAGATGCCGACAAACCAAAAGCTGTGGACATTGCGAGGCGATTCCACGAAATGGGCTTTAAGATTATAGCCACGCGGGGGACTTGCATTACCCTGATTGAGAACAATATTCCCTCGGAGTTTGTTCGCAAAATGAATGAAGGCCGACCGAATATTGTGGACCGTATTATCAACGGTCAGGTGGATTTGATTATCAATACCACCATCGGCGAGCAGACGATTCGGGATTCTTTCCCCATTCGCCGTGCCGCGGTGGACCATCAGGTGCCGTATGCCACCACAATTCGGGCAGCGGCGGCCATTGTTCAGGCGATTGAGGCAATGCGGAAGAAGAAAATTACAGTCAAACCGATTCAGCTGTATTACCGGTAA
- the carA gene encoding glutamine-hydrolyzing carbamoyl-phosphate synthase small subunit — protein sequence MSKAILLLEDGTVFEGTSFGAVGTVCGEVVFNTAMTGYQEILTDPSYHEQIMTMTYPMIGNTGTNDLDWESRKIFCAGLIVKEACPYPSNWRSRKTLSAYLKDSRVVGLEGIDTRKLVRHIRTQGAMRGILSSEEFSISVLRNRLEAYPGLVGRDIVSEVSSERPYRWDKGFVDVLRGEEIRPSVRYSVVAYDFGIKQNILRLLRSHGCAVEVVPAHTPAEKVLARKPDGVFLSNGPGDPAALTFAVETVRALLGKVPIFGICLGHQLLALALGGKTYKLKFGHRGANHPVKNLETGCIEITSQNHGFCVDLDSLKGTGAKMTHLNLNDMTSEGLSVKKKKAFSVQYHPEASPGPHDLRYLFEQFADWMGKR from the coding sequence ATGTCCAAAGCGATTTTACTGCTCGAAGACGGAACGGTTTTTGAAGGCACTTCTTTCGGTGCCGTCGGAACGGTCTGCGGCGAAGTCGTGTTCAATACGGCGATGACCGGCTACCAGGAAATCCTGACCGACCCGTCCTATCATGAACAGATTATGACCATGACCTATCCGATGATCGGAAATACCGGCACCAACGATTTGGATTGGGAATCCCGGAAGATTTTCTGTGCCGGGCTGATTGTCAAAGAGGCCTGTCCCTATCCGAGCAATTGGCGGAGCCGAAAGACGCTTTCCGCCTATCTGAAAGACAGCAGGGTGGTCGGTCTGGAGGGCATCGACACCCGCAAACTCGTCCGCCATATCCGCACCCAGGGGGCGATGCGGGGTATCCTCTCGTCGGAGGAGTTCAGCATTTCGGTTTTGCGGAATCGGCTGGAGGCCTATCCAGGGCTTGTCGGTCGCGATATTGTCAGTGAGGTCAGCTCCGAACGGCCGTATCGATGGGATAAAGGGTTTGTGGATGTTCTCCGCGGGGAGGAAATTCGCCCGTCCGTCCGGTATTCGGTAGTGGCCTATGACTTCGGCATCAAGCAGAATATCCTGCGGCTGCTTCGTTCACACGGCTGTGCTGTTGAGGTCGTTCCCGCGCATACTCCTGCTGAAAAAGTTCTGGCTCGAAAACCCGATGGAGTTTTCCTGAGCAACGGCCCCGGAGACCCGGCGGCCCTGACCTTTGCGGTTGAAACGGTTCGGGCTCTGCTGGGGAAAGTGCCGATTTTTGGAATTTGTCTGGGGCATCAATTGCTGGCCCTGGCTCTCGGCGGCAAAACCTATAAACTCAAGTTCGGTCACCGCGGCGCCAATCACCCTGTGAAAAACCTTGAAACCGGATGCATTGAGATTACCAGCCAGAATCACGGCTTCTGCGTAGATTTGGATTCCCTGAAGGGTACGGGCGCCAAAATGACGCATCTGAATCTCAATGACATGACCAGCGAAGGGCTCTCCGTCAAAAAGAAAAAGGCCTTTTCCGTCCAGTATCATCCGGAGGCCTCCCCGGGGCCGCACGATTTGCGGTATCTTTTCGAGCAATTTGCTGACTGGATGGGCAAACGCTGA
- a CDS encoding sulfotransferase domain-containing protein yields the protein MKKDFVVIVSGLPRSGTSMMMRALEAGGVPVLADHIRKPDEDNPRGYYEFEPVKKTKEDPSWLQQAPGKAVKMVYRLLYDLPAGYQYRVLFMQRDIQEVLASQRKMLLRAGKTVAPEEDAQMAVLFESELARCRQWLARQPHFSVFYVDYRAMIENPLAQSQQISDFLGGGLNVQAMAASVDPALYRNRNPSA from the coding sequence ATGAAAAAGGACTTTGTCGTAATTGTTTCCGGACTGCCTCGTTCTGGGACCTCGATGATGATGCGGGCGCTGGAGGCAGGGGGGGTGCCGGTTCTGGCGGACCATATCCGAAAACCCGATGAGGACAATCCCCGCGGTTATTATGAATTTGAGCCGGTCAAAAAGACCAAGGAAGACCCTTCGTGGCTTCAGCAGGCCCCCGGCAAGGCCGTCAAGATGGTTTACCGGCTTCTTTATGACCTGCCGGCAGGGTATCAGTATCGTGTTCTTTTTATGCAGCGGGATATTCAGGAAGTCCTGGCTTCTCAGCGGAAAATGCTGTTAAGAGCCGGCAAAACCGTCGCCCCTGAAGAAGATGCCCAAATGGCCGTCTTGTTTGAGTCGGAATTAGCCCGCTGCCGACAGTGGCTCGCCCGTCAGCCCCATTTTTCTGTCTTTTATGTCGATTATCGAGCGATGATTGAAAACCCGCTGGCCCAATCTCAGCAAATCAGCGATTTCTTAGGCGGCGGCCTCAATGTCCAGGCGATGGCGGCCAGCGTGGATCCAGCCCTTTACCGAAACCGCAACCCCTCTGCTTAG
- a CDS encoding GNAT family N-acetyltransferase: MEMGKTMTETLTEGYTFKIASEPWEFEQILSLNYETFVEEIPQHPANPHRILRDAFHDENTYIICTKDQQVLGMLAVRGKRPFSLDKKLENLDAYLPEGLTPCEVRLLAVKKDARRSRIVRGLLAKATAYCLEQGYDTALISGYLNQVPLYRHLGFVPFGPIVGSGQARFQPMYLTVEHHAAAKTSFVPQNVVPVNLLPGPVELSRTVRDALAAPPISHRSREYMQLHRQTQEQLTKLVGAKFVQILTGSGTLANEAIAAQLTLLAGKGLILSNGEFGERLIHQAGRFGLDFETLRLPWGNAFEESVLRQTIEQISSLRWIWAVCCETSTGMLNDLTLLKGLARRYRLHLCLDCISAVGNVPLDLSDVYLASACSSKGLRSAAGLALVFYNHTLTPPSRPLPAYLDLYAYEQADGVPFTIASNWVKALSAALNECDYSCRHSQIASLDRWLRKKLSVLGLSPLVSEEKACPGILTLPLQKPHNSRTIGDSLKKAGFWVSYESGYLLERNWIQICLMSPVSQSRLRPLLDILKQLL; this comes from the coding sequence ATGGAGATGGGAAAAACCATGACCGAAACTCTGACCGAAGGATACACCTTTAAGATTGCCAGTGAGCCCTGGGAGTTTGAGCAAATCCTCTCGCTGAATTATGAAACCTTCGTAGAGGAAATCCCGCAGCACCCCGCCAACCCTCATCGAATCCTTCGAGACGCGTTTCACGACGAAAACACCTACATAATCTGTACGAAAGACCAGCAGGTACTCGGGATGCTGGCTGTGCGGGGAAAGCGTCCTTTTTCGCTCGACAAAAAACTGGAAAATCTGGATGCCTATCTTCCGGAAGGGCTGACGCCCTGTGAGGTTCGTCTGTTGGCTGTGAAGAAGGATGCCCGCCGCAGCCGAATCGTCCGGGGTCTGCTGGCTAAAGCCACTGCCTATTGTCTTGAACAAGGATACGATACGGCTTTAATCAGCGGCTATTTGAATCAGGTGCCGCTGTATCGGCATTTGGGCTTTGTTCCGTTCGGCCCGATTGTCGGCAGCGGACAGGCCCGGTTTCAGCCGATGTACCTGACGGTTGAGCATCACGCCGCCGCCAAAACCTCCTTTGTGCCGCAAAACGTTGTCCCGGTCAATCTGCTTCCGGGCCCGGTAGAACTGTCCCGGACTGTCCGGGATGCCCTGGCCGCACCGCCTATCTCTCACCGAAGCAGAGAATACATGCAGCTGCATCGTCAGACACAGGAGCAGCTTACAAAATTGGTTGGGGCCAAATTCGTGCAGATTCTGACCGGCTCCGGTACGCTGGCCAATGAAGCCATTGCCGCGCAGCTGACTTTGCTGGCGGGCAAGGGACTGATTTTGTCCAACGGGGAATTCGGCGAGCGGCTTATCCATCAGGCCGGCCGGTTCGGGCTGGACTTTGAAACGCTGCGGCTGCCGTGGGGAAATGCTTTCGAGGAATCTGTTCTTCGCCAAACGATCGAGCAGATTTCATCGCTGAGATGGATATGGGCCGTCTGCTGTGAAACCTCTACGGGAATGCTGAATGACCTGACCCTGCTGAAAGGCCTTGCCCGCCGGTATCGTCTGCACCTTTGTCTGGACTGCATCAGTGCCGTCGGCAACGTGCCTCTTGACTTGAGTGATGTGTATCTGGCCTCGGCCTGCAGTTCAAAAGGCCTGCGTTCTGCAGCCGGTCTGGCATTGGTCTTTTATAATCATACGCTGACCCCACCGAGCAGACCGCTGCCGGCTTATTTAGACCTCTATGCTTATGAACAGGCCGACGGTGTGCCGTTTACGATTGCCTCCAACTGGGTGAAGGCCTTATCGGCAGCTCTGAATGAATGTGATTATTCGTGCCGTCATTCACAAATCGCCTCTCTCGACCGATGGCTCCGGAAAAAACTATCTGTTCTGGGGTTGTCGCCGCTCGTATCGGAGGAAAAGGCATGTCCGGGGATTCTGACGCTGCCGTTGCAGAAACCGCACAATTCCCGAACAATCGGAGACTCCCTGAAAAAGGCAGGGTTCTGGGTCAGCTACGAGAGCGGTTATCTATTAGAGAGAAACTGGATACAGATTTGTCTGATGAGCCCTGTTTCCCAAAGTCGTCTTCGCCCCCTTCTGGACATCCTCAAGCAGCTTCTCTAA
- a CDS encoding glycerol-3-phosphate acyltransferase codes for MLWKNVLAVLLSYGLGCLVSGYYLVRWKTGQDIRTVGSGSAGARNVGRLLGRWGFWAVLAADILRGAAASLAAWGLGVSAPVKALCILAAAIGHIFPIQLAFRGGKGLGVSLGALLVFDWQLTIGSFLVCAVLYFLSRRYMLSGMIAVLAVPAVSFLLGLPRSTTGILTGWAALILLAHRKNLIALYAGKNSSEGDGAYGDGKNHDRNSDRRIHL; via the coding sequence ATGCTGTGGAAAAATGTCCTGGCGGTTTTGCTCAGTTATGGATTAGGGTGTCTGGTATCGGGGTATTATCTGGTGCGATGGAAGACCGGACAGGATATCCGCACCGTCGGCAGCGGTTCGGCCGGCGCGCGAAACGTCGGGCGGCTTCTGGGGCGATGGGGGTTTTGGGCTGTGCTGGCCGCAGATATTCTGCGGGGAGCAGCGGCGAGTTTGGCCGCCTGGGGTCTGGGGGTTTCAGCTCCTGTAAAAGCCCTCTGTATTCTGGCCGCCGCCATCGGACATATCTTCCCGATTCAGCTTGCCTTTCGCGGAGGAAAAGGACTCGGGGTGTCCTTAGGGGCCCTTTTGGTCTTTGACTGGCAGCTTACGATAGGAAGTTTTCTGGTATGTGCGGTCTTGTATTTCCTGAGCCGGCGCTATATGCTTAGCGGAATGATTGCGGTGCTCGCAGTCCCGGCTGTTTCCTTTCTGCTGGGACTGCCAAGAAGCACCACGGGGATTTTGACTGGTTGGGCGGCCCTGATTCTGCTGGCCCATCGGAAGAATCTGATTGCGCTCTATGCAGGCAAAAACAGTTCAGAGGGAGATGGAGCTTATGGAGATGGGAAAAACCATGACCGAAACTCTGACCGAAGGATACACCTTTAA
- the rlmN gene encoding 23S rRNA (adenine(2503)-C(2))-methyltransferase RlmN, with the protein MKNKTRAELAELVVGLGQKPYCADYLFTFIHQKHISNLDRITPLSKSFRKQLADSGYRISSLTLLEKQTDPDGTAKYLFGLPDGGSIESVRLTDKGRVTLCLSTQSGCRMGCRFCATGRIPFERNLTAAEIVEQVYQIESESGPADNLVYMGMGEPLDNAEETARSLEILHDEKGRFLGMRHITVSTCGLAEPIRRMTEWTVQPRLAISLHSADNLLRQELMPIARKEPLKRLMEAIRYYQKQTGRRVTFEYCMLKDTNDSHEDATLLIRLIGNLKANVNLIEMNPYPGCPYEGSPPARIKAFAARLEKAGIETVIRFKRGRSILAACGQLGAQRLKGLDKKGSG; encoded by the coding sequence TTGAAGAATAAAACACGGGCGGAGTTGGCCGAGCTGGTTGTCGGGCTCGGACAGAAACCATACTGTGCGGACTATTTGTTTACCTTTATCCATCAGAAGCATATCTCTAATCTTGACCGGATTACTCCCCTATCAAAATCGTTTCGCAAGCAGTTAGCGGACTCAGGATATCGGATATCCTCACTGACCCTTCTTGAAAAGCAGACAGACCCGGACGGAACTGCCAAATATCTGTTCGGCCTGCCGGACGGGGGTTCGATAGAAAGCGTACGGCTGACGGATAAAGGGCGGGTTACGCTGTGTTTATCGACCCAGTCGGGCTGTCGGATGGGGTGTCGTTTCTGCGCAACAGGGCGGATTCCTTTTGAGCGCAACCTGACCGCAGCAGAGATTGTCGAGCAGGTTTATCAGATTGAATCTGAATCAGGGCCCGCAGACAATCTGGTCTATATGGGAATGGGGGAACCGCTGGACAATGCGGAAGAAACGGCCCGGTCGCTGGAGATTCTCCACGATGAAAAGGGGCGGTTTCTGGGGATGCGGCACATCACCGTCTCTACGTGCGGGCTGGCGGAGCCGATTCGGCGGATGACGGAATGGACTGTTCAGCCGCGGCTGGCGATTTCGCTGCATTCGGCGGATAACCTTCTGCGGCAGGAATTAATGCCGATTGCCCGCAAAGAACCGCTCAAACGGCTGATGGAGGCCATTCGGTATTACCAGAAACAGACCGGCAGGCGGGTGACCTTTGAATACTGTATGCTCAAGGACACAAACGATTCCCACGAAGACGCAACCCTGCTGATTCGTCTGATAGGGAATCTGAAAGCCAATGTAAACTTGATTGAAATGAATCCCTATCCGGGCTGTCCGTATGAAGGCAGTCCTCCGGCTCGAATCAAGGCGTTCGCCGCCCGACTGGAAAAGGCGGGAATCGAGACAGTGATTCGGTTTAAGAGGGGCCGTTCGATTCTGGCAGCCTGCGGACAATTGGGAGCCCAGCGGCTCAAAGGTCTGGACAAGAAAGGAAGCGGCTGA
- a CDS encoding FHA domain-containing protein, which produces MEVNLILFKKDGSTRAFHLPSTVTVIGRRKDCDLCVPLMSVSRRHCKLNLDQGRLTVRDLGSKNGTFLNGVKVSESPVKPGDVLKIGTLYFGVQIDGRPENIEIMRPAEVPPAAQPPQKKTVPAEDSFEDIIDEISDIDLNQTLGESSMGINP; this is translated from the coding sequence ATGGAGGTCAATCTGATTCTCTTCAAAAAAGACGGCAGTACCCGCGCCTTTCATCTGCCCAGCACCGTCACAGTAATCGGCAGGAGAAAAGACTGCGACCTTTGTGTACCCCTGATGTCCGTTTCTCGCCGGCACTGTAAATTGAATCTGGACCAGGGACGGTTGACGGTGCGAGACCTCGGGTCGAAGAACGGGACCTTTCTGAATGGGGTAAAGGTTTCTGAATCGCCGGTCAAGCCGGGGGATGTATTGAAGATTGGAACACTTTATTTCGGGGTTCAGATTGATGGACGGCCGGAAAACATTGAGATAATGCGTCCGGCAGAGGTCCCCCCTGCTGCTCAGCCGCCGCAGAAAAAGACCGTCCCGGCAGAGGATTCATTTGAAGACATTATCGATGAAATTTCCGATATCGACCTCAACCAGACCCTCGGTGAAAGCAGCATGGGAATCAATCCGTAG